In Candidatus Protochlamydia phocaeensis, a single genomic region encodes these proteins:
- a CDS encoding efflux transporter outer membrane subunit — protein MRSFWPLTTLFLAVLTGCNQAPLRDELPEMDNIPCSWEMSCSDGMHEGPLDQFLWWESLNDPMLNFLIQRASQQNFDLSIAAMRVLEARQEQKAGDAKLYPHIDGSLTAGHLYFSKEALLKGLLRDVKHKKSIDRNVNFFEIGFDAEWEIDLFGATAHEINALRAELEAAEENLGDVWVTLSAEIARNYIELRSAQQRLALLEANLSSQQDTIHLTKALLHIGQASDIDLKQAEDQLVQLAIQKPLLDLAINKSIHRLSILLGYAPNELACELKVPASLPLLPCDKPIGIPSELLRRRPDIRRAERQLAAAAERVDAAIASLFPRFSLRGFVGDISTQLHSLLNPSSTTYFIAPQLLAPIFNSKLIQQNIDYNKIKTREALYSYQKTVLEALEETENAIASFHYELERYRALADAVKANQDTYALMMQLYERGVKSYLEVQTANRSLLSSQDAYLQSQVNLLLHYISLYKALGGAWAVQTSDADGPNEPAC, from the coding sequence ATGCGCAGCTTTTGGCCTTTGACAACCTTATTCTTGGCGGTTCTTACAGGATGCAACCAAGCCCCCCTCCGCGATGAATTGCCGGAAATGGACAACATTCCCTGCAGCTGGGAAATGTCCTGCTCAGATGGCATGCATGAAGGCCCCCTAGACCAATTTTTATGGTGGGAGTCTCTCAATGATCCCATGCTCAATTTCCTAATTCAGCGGGCGAGCCAGCAAAACTTTGATCTATCCATCGCTGCCATGAGAGTCCTAGAAGCTCGCCAAGAACAAAAAGCGGGCGATGCCAAGCTTTATCCCCATATCGACGGTTCACTGACAGCCGGCCATCTTTACTTCAGCAAAGAGGCCTTGCTCAAAGGACTATTAAGAGACGTTAAGCATAAGAAATCTATCGATCGCAATGTCAATTTTTTTGAAATCGGATTTGATGCGGAATGGGAAATTGATCTATTCGGCGCAACAGCTCATGAAATTAATGCCTTAAGGGCAGAATTGGAGGCAGCCGAGGAAAACTTAGGCGATGTATGGGTGACCTTATCGGCCGAAATCGCCAGGAATTATATTGAACTAAGAAGCGCGCAGCAGCGCTTAGCCCTCTTGGAGGCTAATCTCTCTTCTCAACAAGACACGATTCATTTAACCAAAGCGCTTCTCCATATCGGCCAGGCAAGCGATATTGATTTAAAACAAGCGGAAGATCAGCTTGTCCAATTAGCCATTCAAAAACCTCTGCTCGATTTAGCCATCAATAAGTCCATTCATCGCCTATCTATTCTCCTAGGCTATGCTCCAAACGAACTAGCCTGCGAACTTAAAGTCCCCGCTTCCCTTCCTCTCTTGCCATGCGATAAGCCCATCGGTATACCCTCAGAGCTTTTAAGGCGACGGCCAGATATCCGCAGAGCAGAAAGACAGTTGGCCGCAGCAGCAGAACGCGTCGATGCAGCCATTGCCTCCCTTTTCCCTCGCTTCTCACTGCGGGGCTTTGTTGGCGATATTAGCACTCAGCTGCACTCCTTATTAAATCCTTCCAGCACCACCTATTTCATTGCTCCCCAGCTGCTTGCCCCTATTTTTAACAGCAAGCTGATCCAACAAAATATCGACTATAATAAAATTAAAACGCGGGAAGCGCTTTATAGCTACCAGAAAACGGTTTTGGAGGCTTTGGAAGAGACGGAGAATGCCATTGCGTCTTTCCATTATGAACTAGAGCGCTATCGCGCTTTAGCAGATGCTGTCAAAGCTAATCAAGATACCTATGCGCTAATGATGCAGCTCTATGAACGCGGAGTGAAAAGCTACTTAGAGGTCCAAACAGCCAACCGCTCCTTGCTATCTTCCCAAGATGCCTATTTGCAAAGCCAAGTCAATTTGCTTCTGCATTATATTTCCCTCTATAAAGCGCTTGGCGGTGCCTGGGCTGTGCAAACAAGCGACGCCGACGGGCCGAATGAACCTGCTTGTTAG
- a CDS encoding HlyD family secretion protein yields the protein MTNKYLFRVATLTLAYISGFTTIPQPLLIATEEAQQDPAAPPRPTSPFKSYLSALGIVEPSSESIFIGTPVNRVVDKVYVQVGQKVKKGEILLRLEDSDLEADFNSRLVAYKIALARLKRLEGLPRPEDISAAEASLKESELGLEQARSQYERVQGLQDTRALSQEEIARRLFNYQQAEAKWLQAKANFDKIKAGTWKPDLEIAYLEAQQAKASIERVKADIERTIIRAPIDGTILQVKIHQGEFPPADTARSPIMVMGNIDEMHLKTSINQFEISNFRPDAQAVAFSQGDARIEYPLEFVRLEPYLTSKQNITNDILEKVDTRVLHVIYRFKKDAKNIFVGQQMDVYIDTSS from the coding sequence ATGACTAACAAATACCTTTTTAGAGTGGCGACACTCACCCTAGCCTATATAAGTGGCTTTACAACTATTCCGCAGCCCTTATTAATAGCAACCGAAGAGGCGCAGCAAGATCCAGCTGCCCCTCCCCGCCCTACCTCGCCTTTTAAATCCTATCTCTCTGCATTGGGCATTGTGGAACCAAGCAGCGAGAGCATTTTTATTGGCACGCCTGTGAATCGAGTTGTAGATAAGGTCTACGTACAAGTCGGGCAAAAAGTCAAAAAAGGCGAGATTCTTTTAAGGCTGGAAGATAGTGACTTGGAAGCGGATTTCAACTCCCGTCTAGTCGCCTATAAGATTGCTTTAGCTAGATTAAAAAGGCTAGAGGGCTTGCCACGCCCTGAAGATATATCTGCTGCCGAAGCCTCGCTTAAAGAGTCCGAATTAGGACTGGAACAGGCGCGCAGCCAATACGAGCGGGTACAAGGCCTGCAGGACACACGAGCCTTGAGCCAAGAAGAGATCGCCCGGCGCCTGTTTAACTACCAGCAAGCGGAAGCCAAATGGCTGCAAGCCAAAGCCAATTTCGATAAAATCAAAGCAGGCACATGGAAGCCGGATCTGGAGATCGCCTATTTGGAAGCCCAGCAAGCAAAGGCAAGTATCGAGCGCGTCAAAGCCGATATCGAACGGACGATTATTCGCGCCCCCATAGATGGAACCATTTTACAAGTTAAAATCCATCAGGGAGAATTTCCGCCCGCCGATACAGCGCGCAGTCCCATTATGGTCATGGGAAATATAGATGAGATGCATCTAAAAACCAGCATCAACCAATTCGAAATCTCCAATTTCCGCCCTGATGCCCAGGCCGTTGCTTTTTCGCAAGGGGATGCCCGCATTGAATATCCATTGGAATTTGTCCGACTAGAGCCCTATCTGACAAGCAAGCAGAACATCACCAACGATATTCTAGAAAAAGTGGATACGCGCGTGCTGCACGTCATTTATCGCTTTAAGAAAGACGCGAAGAATATTTTTGTAGGACAGCAAATGGACGTTTATATCGATACTTCTTCATAA
- a CDS encoding ABC transporter ATP-binding protein → MDKDSVAIQCRGIKKIYGKQESRVEALKGIDLDIYEKQLTLLVGPSGSGKTTLLSIITAILTPDEGQLFLLGQDVNQMSSAQKAEFCRNNVGIVFQSLFLIPTLSVVENIGLPLLIAGHSRQDSIDRSMEMLDRMHLAHRSAVSPALLSKGQQQRVAIARAMVTNPKIIVCDEPTSALDQTAGFEIMSFLHELALYASKAVLVVTHDHRTFQFADRIVTMNDGQIIPGEPHD, encoded by the coding sequence ATGGATAAAGATTCAGTCGCAATTCAATGCCGGGGCATCAAGAAAATCTATGGAAAGCAAGAAAGCCGCGTTGAAGCATTGAAGGGCATCGATCTAGATATTTATGAAAAGCAGCTGACGCTTTTGGTCGGCCCTTCAGGATCGGGCAAAACAACCCTGTTATCCATTATTACGGCGATTCTAACGCCGGATGAAGGACAGCTATTTTTATTGGGCCAAGATGTCAATCAGATGTCGTCCGCTCAAAAGGCCGAATTTTGCCGGAATAATGTTGGAATTGTCTTTCAATCGCTTTTTCTTATTCCTACTTTGTCAGTAGTAGAAAATATCGGATTACCCCTTTTAATTGCCGGCCACTCTAGGCAGGATTCAATCGATCGGTCCATGGAAATGCTGGACCGCATGCATCTTGCCCACCGGTCAGCAGTCTCCCCTGCCCTTTTGTCCAAAGGCCAGCAACAACGTGTAGCAATTGCGCGCGCCATGGTCACAAACCCCAAAATTATTGTCTGTGATGAACCTACAAGCGCTTTGGACCAAACTGCAGGATTCGAGATCATGTCTTTTTTACACGAATTGGCTTTATACGCTTCTAAAGCCGTATTAGTCGTCACGCACGATCATCGCACATTTCAATTTGCCGATCGAATCGTGACCATGAATGATGGACAAATTATCCCAGGCGAGCCCCATGACTAA
- a CDS encoding ABC transporter permease: protein MILLALKMLIGKRASFIGIIFGIFLATLLISQQSAIFLGLISRSYRTVTDIPEPNIWVVDPATESDDKLRRMPESYLDIVRSTPGIEWAMPIGLISLPMVTDSGIFQICQLYGIDDATLIGAPSHMIEGNIKEMRREGGVIVDIYSANGILAKTRPDGSKVPLKIGDELAINDHRAVVVGICQITQGFYPQPIIFTTYKNFSYFASSFGNQLGFIIAKTLPGENIQEVRKQINVHPGLDALTSEQFKERIVRSFLKTGILINFGLSVALGMIIGFSIAGQIFYITTVENLMYYALIKALGGNRHTILQMIAVQAVLVGIIGYLLGIGATILWGEATKNTTLAFLFPWQLFLFTGVVVILICLFTAGLSILKVFRIDPKALMGN from the coding sequence ATGATCCTTCTTGCCCTTAAAATGCTCATAGGAAAACGCGCCTCTTTTATTGGCATTATTTTTGGAATTTTCCTAGCCACCCTCTTGATTTCCCAACAATCCGCTATTTTTTTAGGGTTGATCTCGCGCTCTTATCGGACGGTAACCGATATCCCCGAGCCTAATATTTGGGTCGTCGACCCTGCCACCGAAAGCGATGATAAATTGCGCCGCATGCCAGAGAGCTATCTGGATATTGTACGCAGTACGCCTGGCATCGAGTGGGCCATGCCCATCGGATTGATCAGCCTCCCGATGGTGACGGACTCCGGTATTTTTCAAATTTGCCAGCTTTATGGAATAGACGATGCGACTTTAATTGGCGCCCCCAGTCATATGATAGAAGGCAATATCAAGGAAATGCGCCGCGAGGGAGGCGTCATTGTTGATATTTACTCCGCAAACGGTATTTTAGCTAAAACGCGGCCCGACGGAAGCAAAGTTCCCTTAAAAATTGGCGACGAACTGGCCATTAACGACCATCGTGCAGTCGTTGTTGGCATCTGTCAGATTACACAAGGTTTTTATCCTCAACCCATTATTTTTACCACCTATAAAAATTTTTCTTATTTTGCCTCCTCTTTTGGCAATCAGCTCGGCTTTATTATTGCTAAGACTCTTCCGGGAGAAAATATTCAAGAAGTGCGTAAACAAATTAATGTCCATCCGGGACTGGACGCATTGACGAGCGAACAATTTAAAGAGCGCATTGTCAGATCGTTTTTGAAAACAGGCATTTTGATTAACTTCGGCCTATCCGTTGCGTTAGGCATGATCATTGGATTTTCCATAGCCGGACAAATTTTTTATATCACAACGGTTGAGAACTTAATGTATTATGCTTTAATAAAAGCTTTGGGGGGAAATAGGCATACTATTTTGCAAATGATTGCCGTTCAGGCTGTATTAGTTGGCATCATCGGATATTTATTGGGAATTGGGGCGACTATTCTTTGGGGGGAAGCAACCAAAAATACCACATTGGCCTTTCTTTTCCCTTGGCAGCTCTTCTTATTCACAGGCGTAGTTGTCATTTTGATTTGCCTATTTACAGCCGGGCTCAGCATTCTTAAAGTCTTTCGAATAGATCCTAAAGCGCTGATGGGTAATTAA
- a CDS encoding carotenoid oxygenase family protein encodes MYTIDTQANSALLWSEEGWCPGEPVFVAAPEAKEDDEIVLAVVLDH; translated from the coding sequence ATTTATACCATTGACACGCAAGCAAACAGCGCGCTTCTTTGGTCTGAAGAAGGATGGTGTCCTGGCGAGCCCGTTTTCGTCGCTGCACCTGAAGCAAAAGAAGATGACGAAATCGTCTTGGCTGTCGTTCTCGATCATTGA
- a CDS encoding FAD-dependent oxidoreductase codes for MSAINSDCQVLFVGAGPVALFTAIQVKLREPDIPIALMDRFNEYVRSQTLVIEPLSLKTACDLSLLKQQRPEYANQIDAFAQLILDLKTHKKIKINQLESRLNKIAEELNIVVHRGYIFDAEEEGEQTQRHLRGIERLKQAFPNAKLIIGSDGAHSKVRKAVFPDDLRIDEGLQYTLAVKYWVMDQSDSLSKLVSYPTQKIAGFTQEHVGRYDVEKNATPINVQFFVDKATFEKFQAYRAGNPLPFEKVKEIDPCFEEKIKTWLSVRREQLGDIIEGEIDVYSIKLSVYQSRQVIHQEGDCTFCFVGDALFGVPFFKSINNGLLCGSKLSKAIVKTLRPSSRPPSLWKRIRSFVHTVFLSRAQVAEWRASPLRRYAVYTEKLANREILWARIKNVFLNGYQWFLDVSARVPWQVNKWSAYDVNRFIEFDYSHDGHSSNQI; via the coding sequence ATGTCAGCTATTAATTCAGACTGCCAAGTGCTATTTGTTGGAGCAGGCCCTGTGGCTTTATTTACAGCCATTCAGGTCAAACTGCGAGAGCCAGACATTCCTATCGCATTGATGGATCGATTTAATGAGTATGTGAGAAGTCAAACACTGGTCATTGAGCCGTTGTCTTTGAAAACGGCTTGCGACCTTTCTCTCCTTAAGCAGCAGCGGCCGGAGTATGCCAACCAAATTGATGCTTTTGCGCAGCTTATCTTGGATTTAAAAACGCATAAGAAAATTAAAATCAATCAATTAGAATCAAGACTGAACAAGATAGCGGAAGAGTTGAACATTGTTGTGCATAGAGGATATATCTTTGATGCGGAAGAAGAAGGGGAGCAGACGCAAAGGCATTTGCGGGGAATTGAGCGCTTGAAGCAGGCGTTCCCGAATGCCAAGTTGATTATCGGTTCAGATGGCGCTCATAGCAAGGTAAGGAAAGCGGTTTTTCCAGATGACTTAAGAATAGATGAAGGATTGCAATATACCCTAGCTGTAAAATATTGGGTTATGGACCAAAGCGATTCGCTTAGTAAGCTTGTCTCCTATCCCACTCAGAAAATAGCAGGGTTTACTCAGGAGCATGTCGGACGGTACGATGTTGAGAAAAATGCCACTCCAATCAACGTGCAATTTTTTGTTGATAAAGCGACTTTTGAAAAATTTCAAGCTTACCGGGCAGGCAATCCGCTCCCTTTTGAAAAAGTCAAAGAGATCGATCCCTGTTTTGAAGAGAAAATTAAAACGTGGCTGAGCGTACGCAGAGAACAGTTAGGGGATATCATAGAGGGAGAAATCGATGTTTACAGCATTAAATTATCCGTTTATCAAAGCCGTCAAGTGATCCATCAAGAGGGCGATTGCACATTTTGCTTTGTTGGCGATGCGTTATTTGGCGTTCCCTTCTTTAAATCCATTAACAATGGCTTATTATGCGGATCTAAATTAAGTAAAGCTATTGTTAAAACTCTTCGTCCCTCTTCTCGTCCGCCTTCCCTGTGGAAACGCATTCGCTCCTTTGTCCACACAGTTTTCTTATCAAGGGCACAAGTAGCAGAGTGGAGGGCTTCGCCATTGAGGCGCTATGCTGTTTATACGGAAAAGCTGGCTAATAGGGAAATTTTGTGGGCGCGTATTAAAAACGTCTTTTTAAATGGTTATCAATGGTTTCTTGATGTTAGTGCACGAGTGCCTTGGCAAGTCAATAAATGGAGCGCCTACGATGTAAATCGGTTTATTGAATTCGATTATAGTCATGATGGGCATTCTTCCAACCAGATTTGA
- a CDS encoding NADH:flavin oxidoreductase, producing MMITWQTPFHLKSLELPNRIVMAPMTRSSSKQHIPGPTQSDYYRKRAEGGIGLIISEGTVIDHKASNGYPNVPHFYGEKALAGWRYIIEEVHQAGAKMFPQLWHVGGVRQRYACKNRKSDDQREACACEGNVPGYAPSAVQHPYVKNGEVPLEMSLKDISDVIEAFAKAAKNAQQLGFDGIELHGAHGYLIDQFFWEYTNRRADQYGGRTLNERTRFAVEIIEAIRKEVGPDFPIDFRFSQWKLGDYSAKLATTPQELESFLIPLVQAGVDIFHCSTRRFWEPEFPHSHLNLAGWTKKITGKPTITVGSVGLDIDFISNLSVDSSKTDNRLEYLLKALSNEEFDLIAIGRAVLADPDWFKKVIEQRFDDVIPFSRSMSGFSS from the coding sequence ATGATGATTACTTGGCAAACTCCTTTTCATTTGAAATCTTTAGAGCTTCCCAATCGCATCGTGATGGCTCCCATGACGCGTAGCTCTTCCAAACAGCATATTCCAGGACCTACTCAGAGTGATTATTATCGAAAAAGGGCGGAAGGGGGAATAGGCCTGATTATCTCAGAGGGAACCGTTATCGATCACAAAGCCTCTAACGGCTATCCAAATGTGCCGCATTTCTATGGGGAAAAAGCATTGGCGGGCTGGCGCTATATTATTGAAGAGGTGCATCAAGCAGGGGCAAAAATGTTTCCTCAACTGTGGCATGTCGGCGGCGTTAGGCAGCGATATGCTTGTAAAAATAGAAAAAGCGACGATCAACGAGAAGCGTGTGCGTGTGAGGGCAATGTGCCGGGATATGCGCCCTCGGCAGTGCAGCATCCTTATGTAAAAAATGGAGAAGTGCCTTTGGAAATGTCCTTAAAAGATATTTCGGACGTAATAGAAGCGTTTGCCAAAGCGGCTAAGAATGCCCAACAATTGGGGTTTGATGGGATAGAATTGCACGGAGCGCATGGTTATTTAATAGATCAATTTTTTTGGGAGTATACCAATAGGCGTGCCGATCAATATGGGGGCAGGACGCTTAACGAGCGAACCCGTTTTGCTGTAGAGATCATCGAAGCGATCCGAAAAGAAGTCGGACCTGATTTTCCAATTGATTTTCGCTTTTCACAATGGAAGCTAGGGGATTATTCAGCCAAACTGGCAACAACACCGCAGGAGCTGGAATCTTTTCTCATTCCGCTAGTCCAAGCAGGGGTTGATATTTTCCATTGCAGCACCAGGCGTTTTTGGGAGCCTGAATTTCCTCATTCTCATTTGAATTTAGCGGGATGGACTAAAAAAATTACCGGCAAGCCCACCATTACTGTAGGTTCAGTTGGATTGGATATCGATTTCATTTCAAATTTAAGTGTAGATTCTTCGAAAACGGATAATAGGCTTGAATACTTATTAAAGGCCTTATCAAATGAAGAATTTGATTTAATCGCAATAGGGCGTGCGGTCCTGGCAGACCCTGATTGGTTTAAGAAAGTCATTGAACAGCGTTTCGATGACGTGATTCCATTTAGCAGAAGCATGTCTGGATTTTCATCATAA
- a CDS encoding DUF1254 domain-containing protein, whose product MRYFAICLSFISMTTLFFAEAQDGGTTSSSSLSPEEAVEIATDAYIYGYSLITTEITRVQMSNVSKMDEMHAPMGQFINVKRYPPADYRGVSAPNADTLYSIAWVDLSEPQVFSHPDMGKRFYLFEMTDLWMIDFAAPGSRTAGGEATNYLLTGPGWKGQVPDGMKHIPVNTLYMVILGRIYANGSEEDYKKVNLLQSQLKLIPLSSWGKNYEYKAPPINPNPGFDMTAKPQEVINEMDISAYFNLMTKLMGSVAPPPVEDASILARMAKIGLISGQPFDISKFSPEIEAAIKKAGKVGMSLINKNQKNMGSVENGWTVSKGLGIYGTDYLKRATVAAFGWPANREKDAVYSYTFEDKSGNRLTGANKYTLTFEKGRIPPVNGFWSITMYEVDNGWWFVPNPLNKFTVSERNELKYNSDGSLTLYFQNESPGKDKESNWLPAPKTDFLLMLRMYWPKEKSPSILNNTWQPPAVIKITE is encoded by the coding sequence ATGCGCTATTTTGCTATCTGTCTTTCATTTATTTCGATGACGACGTTGTTTTTTGCAGAAGCTCAAGACGGGGGAACAACTTCTAGCTCTTCGCTCAGCCCTGAGGAAGCAGTGGAAATAGCTACGGATGCCTATATTTACGGTTATTCCTTAATTACAACGGAAATTACCCGAGTGCAGATGAGCAATGTTTCTAAAATGGACGAAATGCATGCTCCCATGGGGCAATTTATTAATGTTAAACGTTATCCTCCTGCGGATTATCGGGGAGTATCTGCGCCTAATGCTGACACTCTTTATTCAATTGCATGGGTCGATTTATCAGAGCCACAAGTATTCAGTCATCCTGATATGGGTAAACGCTTCTATTTATTTGAAATGACAGATTTATGGATGATAGACTTTGCAGCTCCTGGTTCACGTACAGCTGGGGGGGAGGCAACTAATTATTTACTGACAGGTCCGGGCTGGAAAGGGCAAGTTCCCGATGGGATGAAACACATCCCGGTTAATACCTTATACATGGTCATTTTAGGCCGCATTTATGCTAATGGTTCTGAAGAAGATTATAAAAAAGTTAATCTGCTTCAAAGCCAGCTGAAACTTATTCCGCTTTCATCTTGGGGAAAAAATTATGAATACAAAGCCCCACCAATCAATCCAAATCCCGGTTTCGATATGACTGCGAAACCTCAGGAAGTGATTAATGAAATGGATATCTCAGCATACTTCAATCTTATGACCAAGTTAATGGGCAGTGTAGCGCCTCCACCGGTTGAAGATGCTTCCATCTTAGCTCGTATGGCAAAAATAGGCCTCATTTCTGGTCAGCCATTTGATATAAGTAAATTCTCCCCTGAGATTGAAGCTGCAATTAAAAAAGCAGGCAAAGTAGGTATGTCGCTTATCAACAAAAATCAAAAAAACATGGGCAGTGTGGAGAATGGATGGACCGTTTCTAAAGGTTTAGGTATTTATGGAACGGATTATTTAAAGAGGGCTACTGTTGCAGCGTTCGGATGGCCGGCCAATCGGGAAAAAGATGCCGTCTACTCTTACACTTTTGAAGATAAAAGTGGAAATAGACTGACGGGAGCAAATAAGTACACTTTAACGTTTGAGAAAGGTCGGATACCTCCTGTAAATGGCTTTTGGTCAATTACTATGTATGAGGTTGACAATGGTTGGTGGTTTGTGCCTAATCCTCTTAATAAATTCACAGTCAGTGAACGAAACGAATTGAAATATAACTCTGATGGCTCATTAACTTTGTATTTTCAGAATGAAAGTCCAGGAAAAGATAAGGAATCTAATTGGTTGCCAGCACCTAAAACAGATTTTCTTCTCATGTTGCGGATGTATTGGCCAAAAGAAAAAAGTCCCTCTATTTTAAACAATACGTGGCAACCTCCAGCAGTGATAAAAATAACAGAATAA
- a CDS encoding DUF6036 family nucleotidyltransferase, with protein MDSNMLNRALETLGSYLSDKGLKYEVAAIGGGALLLLGRIIRPTRDLDIVALLDENVLISAHPLPAPLLTAIREVGLALKLPENWINSAPADLWKMGLPEGFQDRLEPIHFGGLTLYCASRFDQICFKLYASVDQGPNSKHFEDLKRLQPSQEELKKAAIWCQTHDVLEEFARCLAEALHELEG; from the coding sequence ATGGATTCGAATATGTTAAATAGAGCATTAGAGACATTGGGCTCTTACTTGTCAGACAAGGGATTGAAATATGAAGTGGCGGCAATCGGAGGAGGAGCCTTATTACTATTGGGACGCATTATTCGACCTACGAGAGACTTGGATATTGTTGCTTTACTAGATGAAAACGTGCTTATTTCAGCCCATCCTTTACCAGCACCGCTGCTTACAGCTATTAGAGAGGTAGGATTAGCACTCAAACTCCCTGAAAATTGGATCAATTCAGCTCCCGCAGACTTATGGAAAATGGGCCTACCGGAAGGATTCCAAGATCGTTTAGAGCCCATTCACTTTGGTGGGCTGACACTTTATTGTGCAAGCAGATTTGATCAGATTTGTTTTAAATTATATGCTTCGGTAGATCAGGGGCCCAATTCAAAACACTTCGAAGATTTAAAACGCTTACAACCCAGCCAGGAGGAACTTAAAAAAGCAGCAATTTGGTGTCAAACTCATGACGTATTAGAAGAATTTGCGAGATGTTTAGCAGAAGCGCTGCATGAACTGGAAGGGTAA
- a CDS encoding addiction module antidote protein yields MARSKKYQDFFIEQLKDHDEAVAYLNAALEQSLKGDEESQQLFLIALRNVAEAQGGVGALAKKAHVGRESLYKTLSGTGNPKWHTLVSLCVAMGLNLRLR; encoded by the coding sequence ATGGCAAGAAGTAAAAAATATCAAGATTTCTTCATAGAGCAACTGAAGGATCACGATGAAGCCGTTGCGTACCTAAATGCCGCTTTAGAACAAAGCCTTAAAGGTGATGAAGAGTCACAACAGCTTTTCTTGATTGCTCTTCGAAATGTCGCGGAAGCCCAAGGTGGCGTTGGCGCATTAGCTAAAAAGGCGCACGTTGGCCGCGAAAGCCTCTACAAAACCCTTTCGGGGACAGGTAATCCTAAATGGCATACGCTTGTTTCGCTATGTGTTGCTATGGGGCTGAATTTAAGATTAAGGTAA
- a CDS encoding TM0106 family RecB-like putative nuclease, translating into MKIPFYSASINYLDSAFLDCDIVKNKTEEGSMWKDFLEWTTILPNEYSVYHYANYKKTHLKKLNDQYGGSKDLERFQSNLIDLQEIVEQSAIFPLYFYSIKDLAKSRFINFKRHQKASDSQIVFWYDQWLATSEKTILEDIINYEEDDARATKQLYIYIFQLMQTNAHGNGLDN; encoded by the coding sequence TTGAAGATTCCCTTTTATAGTGCCAGTATTAATTACCTCGACAGCGCTTTCCTTGATTGTGATATTGTTAAGAACAAGACCGAGGAAGGGTCGATGTGGAAAGATTTTTTGGAGTGGACAACCATACTCCCTAACGAATATTCTGTTTATCATTATGCAAACTACAAAAAGACACATCTCAAGAAACTAAATGATCAATACGGAGGCTCCAAGGATCTAGAGAGATTTCAAAGCAACTTAATTGATCTTCAAGAAATAGTTGAGCAATCCGCAATATTCCCTCTCTACTTCTACTCGATCAAAGATCTCGCCAAATCCCGGTTTATTAATTTCAAGCGGCACCAAAAAGCAAGTGACAGCCAAATCGTCTTCTGGTATGATCAATGGCTTGCAACTAGCGAAAAAACCATCCTTGAAGATATCATCAATTACGAGGAGGATGACGCCCGCGCAACAAAACAATTATATATTTACATTTTTCAATTAATGCAGACTAACGCTCATGGAAATGGATTGGATAATTAA